The following coding sequences lie in one Rutidosis leptorrhynchoides isolate AG116_Rl617_1_P2 chromosome 4, CSIRO_AGI_Rlap_v1, whole genome shotgun sequence genomic window:
- the LOC139843086 gene encoding uncharacterized protein: protein MPKKNIDSLTKDALDIASSNFNIVAFDLLAQIDKDEEEEVNQPIPRAPRRFIHRDREGTAMRLWNDYFSENPTFPGDYFRRRYRMSRPLFIRICQGIMNYSQEPILEYFLCFHQKRDATGLLGFNVFQKCTSAIRQLAYGTAPDAFDEYLHMGQQTSYDCLNNFCKSVIHLYGSEYMRKPTPQDVARLISAHAELHGFPGMLGSLDCIHWAWKNCPYKYKGHYTRGDHGYPTIMLEAVVSYDLWIWHAYFGPAGSNNDINVLNQSDLFNELLQDTAPPCNFSVSGCNFNKGYYLTDGIYPD from the coding sequence ATGCCTAAAAAAAATATTGATAGTCTTACGAAAGATGCGTTAGATATTGCAAGTTCTAATTTCAATATTGTCGCATTCGATCTACTTGCTCAAATAGATAAAGACGAAGAGGAAGAAGTCAATCAACCAATTCCAAGGGCGCCTCGAAGATTTATTCATAGAGACCGAGAGGGAACCGCGATGcgtttatggaatgattatttttccGAGAATCCAACTTTTCCCGGAGATTATTTTCGTCGCCGTTATAGGATGAGTCGACCATTGTTTATACGCATATGCCAAGGTATAATGAATTACTCTCAAGAACCTATTCTCGAGTATTTTTTATGTTTTCATCAAAAGCGGGATGCTACCGGGTTGTTGGGTTTTAATGTTTTTCAAAAATGTACATCCGCAATACGCCAATTAGCATACGGTACTGCACCTGATGCTTTTGACGAGTACTTACATATGGGTCAACAAACATCATATGATTGTTTGAATAATTTTTGTAAGAGCGTGATTCACTTGTACGGTTCGGAGTATATGAGAAAACCGACTCCACAAGACGTAGCACGTCTTATATCCGCACATGCGGAATTACATGGTTTTCCGGGAATGTTGGGTAGCTTAGATTGTATTCATTGGGCTTGGAAAAATTGTCCATATAAATATAAAGGTCATTATACTAGAGGCGATCATGGGTATCCAACAATCATGTTAGAAGCTGTGGTATCTTATGATTTATGGATTTGGCATGCTTATTTTGGACCCGCTGGTTCAAACAACGACATCAATGTCCTTAATCAATCTGATTTATTTAACGAGTTACTTCAAGACACGGCTCCACCGTGTAATTTTTCGGTTAGTGGTTGTAATTTCAATAAAGGTTACTACCTAACCGATGGGATATATCCGGATTGA